The sequence TGTCCTACGTCAACCTCGACGGCGTGAACTCCGACGGTCCGAGCCGCAATCTGGCGATGCCGGTGGGAGCCGTGGCCGCCAGCCCGTCGACGGTGTACGTCGCCGACGCCCGAGGCATCCTGCAGCTTTCCGGTTCCGCGGCGGAGAACGACCCGCGGTGGGTGGAGGTCCGCCCGTTGATGACGCCGGGTGCCATACCTGTTCTGCCAGGCTGAATCGGCGTTCTTTCGCCGTTGGGCAGACAAATCGGCGTCGGTGTCCTTTGCTGGTACAGGCCCAGCCCGCCGAGAGGATCCCCATGCCGTTCGATGATCTCCAGATCCCGAGACAACATGTGATCCGAGCGGCCGGCCTCGTGCTGACCGCAGGCACTCTTGCGGCGTGCGGCGCCGAGGGCGACAAGGACGACAAGCCCGCCGCAGGCGGCGAGGCCTCGACGTCGTCGGCGCCCACCGAGGCACCGTCGGGCGCTATCGCCAAGATCGCGGACGTACCGGTCGGCTCGGGGATCATCGTCGACGACGTCGTGGTGACCCAGCCCGCCGCCGGTGAGTTCAAGGCGTTCTCCTCGTCCTGCACACACAAGGGTTGCGCGGTGAACAAGGTGGCCGACGGCACCATCGACTGTCCGTGCCATGGCAGCAAGTTCAACCTGGACGGCTCGGTCGCCAAGGGACCCGCTGCGAAGCCGTTGGAGGCGAAACCCGTCACTGTTGAGGGCGATTCGATCGTCCTGAGCTGAGCCGGCCTACGTCACGTAGAGCTGACCCCAGGAATTCTGCCCTCGCGGAAGGCCTCGACGAAGTGTCGGTGATCGTCACGCACCGTCTTGGCGTACTCGAGCCCGAAATCGACCATGTCGGAGACGAATTCGTCGTCGCGGTCACCGATGTGCTCGTCGATGGCATCCTCGGTCTGGAAGTCGACGAGTTCCTGATCGCTGTCGGCGTCACCGACGCAGTGCACCTTGGCGACGGCACGGCCTAGTTGCTCGATCACCTCGGTGAGTTCGTCGGGCTCGGTCAGCTCGGTCCAGTCGAGGTCGGACTCGTACGGCGACAGTTCGGCCACCACGAACCCGACGTCGTCGAGCTCGGTGTAGCCCAACAGCGGATCGGCATGCGCCTGCAGCGCGCGCTGCGACACCGCGGTGCGGTGCCCGTGGTGCTTGAAGTACTTGTGCACGGCTTCGTCGTTCACGACGCGGCTGGGCGCCGCGACGTTGCCCTGCTTCATCGAAAGCACGATGTCGTTGTCGAGTGCCTGGTTGAAGCCCTCGATGAGCACGTTGTAGCTCGGCAGGCCCGCGCTGCCGATCCCGAAACCGCTCCGCCCGACGATGTCCTTGACGTCGTACGCGATCTCCCTGAACTTCTTCGACTTCGGGATGGTGTCCTGGTAGGCCTCGAATGCGGCGTTGACCTTGTCGTATTCTCCTGAGTCGAGCCTGCGCACGCCCGCGCTGTCGCGGAACCGGCGCTCCGACTCGTCGACGTGGGTCATCCGGTCGAGCATCGAGGAGCGGGTCGACATCCGGGCGGTGTCCAATGCAACACGCACGGCGCCCTTGGCGGTGTCGAGGTTCAGCGAGAAGCTCGCGTCGTCGTCGGTCTGGCGGAACCAGCGAACCTGATCCAGATAGGACCGCACGAAAGTCGCGTTCAGCTCATTGATCACCTCGTCCGACAGGGCCTTCTGCCAGCACATCAGCGCCACGCTGGCCACGAAGCGCTGTAGGTCCCACGTGAAATGCCCGACGAACGCCTCGTCGAAATCGTTGACGTCGAAGATCAGTTTTCCCGCGCCGTCCATATAGGTCCCGAAGTTCTCCGCGTGCAGATCACCCTGGATCCAGACCCGGCCGGTCCGATTGTCGGCCCAGCTGTCCTCGCGGTCGGCGACGTCGGCGTAGAACACGCATGCGCTGCCGCGGTAGAACGCGAACGGATCGGCGGCCATCTTGCGGAACTTGGTGCGAAACGCGTCCGGGTCTGCCGTCATCAGATCGTCGAAAGCCCGCTTGAGGCATTCGACTATGAAGGACTCCCGATTCGACATCGATAGGGAGTACCCAGAGTTGGCTTCGGCGAAATCTGCACGAGGGTCGCTTTGTCGTCGGGCCGACTGCCGCCGCGCAGATCTCGCGGCAGGTCTTGACGGGCGACCCCCGCTTCGCTAGTTTGCAAATATGCGAAATAACGAAGCGGCTGTCGGCGCGCAACCGCTGCTGCAGACGCTGAAGGCGGTCGCCAGTCCGGTGCGGCTGGAGGTCCTGTCCCTGCTGAAGGACCCGGTGAAGCACTTTCCCCCGCAGACCGACGGCGACCTTGTTCGCGACGGCGTCTGCGCCGACTTCATCCGCGAGAGGCTGGCGATCGCGCCTGCAACGGCTTCACGCCACCTGACGCTGCTGACCGAGGCCGGTCTCTTGACCGCGACGCGGAAGAAGGGGTGGACCTTCTATCGCCGCGACGAGTCGGCGATCCGCCGGTTCGCCCAAACACTGGGGGCGCAGCTGTGACGAAACCCGTGAATCTGACCTACAGACTCGTCGATGTCTTCAGCCGGGTTCCCTTCGGTGGCAACAGTCTGCCGGTCTTCTCCGACGCAGCGGACCTGAGCGCAGCGCAGATGCTGCGGATCACCCAGGAGCTGCGGCACTTCGAGGCGGTCTTCCTGCAACCCACCGACAGGCCGGCCGCCGTTCGAGCCAGGATCTTCGACCTGTTTTCCGAATTGCCCTTCGCCGGGCATCCGATCATCGGCGCCGCCGCGGTACTGCACCACCGGTCACGGGCGGCGGGCGCGCAGAGCTGGCGCTTCGAGTTGCCCAGCAAGACAGTCGGAGTCAGCACGGAGTTGGCGGCGGGCCACTACGCGGGCTCGCTGGACCAGGGCTGCCCGGAATTCCTCGGCACCGTCGACGACCGAACCCGGATCGCCCGCGCCGTCAACCTGTCGCAGGCGGATCTCGATCCCGACCTGCCGATGGAGGTGGTGAGCACGGGACTGCGCTACCTGATCGTGCCGGTGCGACCCGGCGCACTGGAAACGGCGCGGATATCTCGCGACATCAGCGACCTGTTGCATGGCTTCGGCGCCCAGTTCGCGGTCTTGTTCGATGAGTCCGCAGTAGAGGTGCGGCACTGGAACAACGACGGGATCATCGAGGACGTGGCGACCGGAAGCGCCGCCGGAACAATCGGTGCCTACCGCCTGCGCCATGGATTAGCCCGCGGCGGAGAGACGTTCACCCTGAACCAAGGTCGCTTCACCGGTCGACCGAGCCTGCTGCGCGTACGTCCGCACGGCAGTCCCGACCATGTCGAAGCCGTCAGCGTCGGCGGTGATGTCGCCTTCGTCGGACACGGTGTCATCGAAGGTGTGCCGTCGTGAGTACACGCATGGTCGACGCCGAGACCCTACGCGCCACAGTGAATTTCGACGATCTTGTGGAGCCGGTTGCGCGGGCCTTCGCCGAGACCAGCGCGGGTCTGGCCGACAACGGTCTGATCGTCATGTTTCCCGCCGAGCGTCGCGAATCAGGTGATGTCTACGTCAAGACGGGCAGCCTGCGCGGCCACGCCGTCTACATCGTCAAGGTGTCGCCATGGTTCGAAGCGAACCGCCACGACGGCAAACCTCAGGGCGGATTCGTCGCCGTCTTCGACAGCCGCACTGGACACACGCTCGCCTTATTGCACGACGAGCATTACCTGTCCGACATCCGAACCGCCGCTGCAGGAGCGGTTGCCGCGCGACTGCTCGCGCCACCGACCGTCGACAGCGTCGCGGTGCTCGGCGCGGGCGTGCAGGCCTATTGGCAGCCGTTGGCGCTTTACGGCGAGCGGCCTTTCGCACGGCTGTCGATCTGGGCTCGCAGCATGCCGAAAGCCGAAGCGCTCAAGGCACGGCTGAGCGGCGCTCTGCCCGACGTCGAGATCCACTGCGTGACCGATATCGAGAGCACCGTGCGCAACGCCGACGTTCTGATCACCGCAACGCAGGCGCGCGAACCACTGGTGGAGGGGCAGTGGCTGCGCGACGGCGCGCACATCACCGCGGTCGGCGCGGACGACCCAACCAAATGCGAACTGGACGCGACGGCGCTGCGGCGCGCGAAGGTCTTCGTCGACGCCCGCGATACCGCAGAGGTCAACGGCGACATCCACCGGGCGATCCGCGCCGGCCGATACTCCATCGACGAAATCTCCGGCGAGCTCGGCGAGGTGATATCGGGGCGGGCCGCGGGACGCACGGCTGACGACGACATCACCGTGGCCAAGCTGGTCGGGATCGGCGCGCAGGACCTCGTTGCGGCCGAGGTGGCGCTGGCGCAAATGGCCGCCCGT is a genomic window of Mycobacterium sp. ITM-2016-00318 containing:
- a CDS encoding DUF2252 domain-containing protein, whose translation is MSNRESFIVECLKRAFDDLMTADPDAFRTKFRKMAADPFAFYRGSACVFYADVADREDSWADNRTGRVWIQGDLHAENFGTYMDGAGKLIFDVNDFDEAFVGHFTWDLQRFVASVALMCWQKALSDEVINELNATFVRSYLDQVRWFRQTDDDASFSLNLDTAKGAVRVALDTARMSTRSSMLDRMTHVDESERRFRDSAGVRRLDSGEYDKVNAAFEAYQDTIPKSKKFREIAYDVKDIVGRSGFGIGSAGLPSYNVLIEGFNQALDNDIVLSMKQGNVAAPSRVVNDEAVHKYFKHHGHRTAVSQRALQAHADPLLGYTELDDVGFVVAELSPYESDLDWTELTEPDELTEVIEQLGRAVAKVHCVGDADSDQELVDFQTEDAIDEHIGDRDDEFVSDMVDFGLEYAKTVRDDHRHFVEAFREGRIPGVSST
- a CDS encoding ornithine cyclodeaminase family protein, with product MSTRMVDAETLRATVNFDDLVEPVARAFAETSAGLADNGLIVMFPAERRESGDVYVKTGSLRGHAVYIVKVSPWFEANRHDGKPQGGFVAVFDSRTGHTLALLHDEHYLSDIRTAAAGAVAARLLAPPTVDSVAVLGAGVQAYWQPLALYGERPFARLSIWARSMPKAEALKARLSGALPDVEIHCVTDIESTVRNADVLITATQAREPLVEGQWLRDGAHITAVGADDPTKCELDATALRRAKVFVDARDTAEVNGDIHRAIRAGRYSIDEISGELGEVISGRAAGRTADDDITVAKLVGIGAQDLVAAEVALAQMAARQPQ
- a CDS encoding PhzF family phenazine biosynthesis protein, which encodes MTKPVNLTYRLVDVFSRVPFGGNSLPVFSDAADLSAAQMLRITQELRHFEAVFLQPTDRPAAVRARIFDLFSELPFAGHPIIGAAAVLHHRSRAAGAQSWRFELPSKTVGVSTELAAGHYAGSLDQGCPEFLGTVDDRTRIARAVNLSQADLDPDLPMEVVSTGLRYLIVPVRPGALETARISRDISDLLHGFGAQFAVLFDESAVEVRHWNNDGIIEDVATGSAAGTIGAYRLRHGLARGGETFTLNQGRFTGRPSLLRVRPHGSPDHVEAVSVGGDVAFVGHGVIEGVPS
- a CDS encoding helix-turn-helix transcriptional regulator, whose amino-acid sequence is MRNNEAAVGAQPLLQTLKAVASPVRLEVLSLLKDPVKHFPPQTDGDLVRDGVCADFIRERLAIAPATASRHLTLLTEAGLLTATRKKGWTFYRRDESAIRRFAQTLGAQL
- a CDS encoding ubiquinol-cytochrome c reductase iron-sulfur subunit, with product MPFDDLQIPRQHVIRAAGLVLTAGTLAACGAEGDKDDKPAAGGEASTSSAPTEAPSGAIAKIADVPVGSGIIVDDVVVTQPAAGEFKAFSSSCTHKGCAVNKVADGTIDCPCHGSKFNLDGSVAKGPAAKPLEAKPVTVEGDSIVLS